The proteins below are encoded in one region of Pseudoduganella armeniaca:
- a CDS encoding acyltransferase family protein, with protein sequence MSLPGRERANNFTPLRLLLALLVLLAHAPELVDGDRQREPLTWLFGTLSFGEFAVDCFFLLSGYLIVQSWLAAPHAAAYLRKRVLRIYPGFVVAALVCGFIVGPLGADPAAYAAQFWPGGFVTGIALLQTPVVPPVFAGQPHASVNGSMWTISLEFACYLTVLAAGLAGALRRRHIWLAASAALVAGALAWQLAGRALPDLARLAMCFFCGGSFYLYREQVACWPTGFITVTLVAIALLAALGSRVLAEPALATLGCWLLLRAAFAPAPALAPLRRLPDVSYGVYLYGWPVQKLLLWYWPALSPWALFVLAAPLAIALGAASWYLVEKPCLALRDWGWRKTRDSPLF encoded by the coding sequence ATGTCCTTGCCCGGGCGCGAACGCGCCAATAATTTCACGCCGTTGCGGCTGCTGCTGGCCCTGCTCGTCCTGCTGGCACACGCACCCGAGCTGGTCGATGGCGACCGCCAGCGCGAGCCGCTGACCTGGCTGTTCGGCACCCTCTCGTTCGGCGAGTTCGCCGTCGATTGCTTTTTCCTGCTGAGCGGCTACCTGATCGTGCAGAGCTGGCTGGCGGCGCCCCACGCCGCGGCCTACCTGCGCAAGCGCGTGCTGCGCATCTATCCCGGCTTCGTGGTCGCTGCGCTGGTCTGCGGTTTCATCGTCGGCCCGCTGGGCGCCGATCCTGCCGCGTACGCGGCGCAGTTCTGGCCCGGCGGCTTCGTCACCGGCATCGCGCTGCTGCAGACGCCGGTCGTCCCGCCCGTGTTCGCGGGCCAGCCGCACGCCAGCGTGAACGGCTCGATGTGGACGATCAGCCTGGAGTTCGCCTGCTACCTGACGGTGCTGGCCGCCGGCCTGGCCGGCGCACTGCGGCGCCGCCACATATGGCTCGCCGCCAGCGCCGCGCTGGTCGCCGGCGCGCTGGCCTGGCAACTGGCGGGCCGCGCCCTGCCCGACCTGGCCCGGCTGGCGATGTGCTTCTTCTGCGGCGGCTCCTTCTATTTATATCGCGAGCAGGTGGCGTGCTGGCCGACCGGCTTCATCACGGTCACGCTGGTGGCGATCGCCCTGTTGGCTGCGCTGGGCTCACGCGTGCTGGCCGAACCGGCCCTGGCCACGCTGGGGTGCTGGCTGCTGCTGCGCGCCGCCTTCGCGCCCGCCCCGGCGCTGGCGCCGCTGCGGCGGTTGCCGGACGTATCGTACGGCGTCTACCTGTACGGCTGGCCCGTGCAGAAGTTGCTGCTGTGGTATTGGCCCGCGCTGTCGCCATGGGCGCTGTTCGTCCTGGCCGCACCGCTGGCCATCGCGCTGGGTGCGGCCAGCTGGTACCTGGTCGAAAAGCCCTGCCTGGCCCTGCGCGACTGGGGCTGGCGCAAAACCCGGGACAGCCCCCTGTTTTGA
- a CDS encoding family 1 glycosylhydrolase — protein sequence MTEQNNMANPLQLWGGLECTINRVTDTYFSQMERNGHHERLEDIDRFASLGISAIRYPVLWECTAPESIEDADWTWADARLPRLRELGVEPIAGLIHHGSGPQHTSLVDADFAEKLAAYAGAVAARYPWLTYYTPVNEPLTTARFSGLAGVWYPHGSDESTFVRALLNQCRAVVLSMQAIRAVNPDAKLVQTDDLSRTYGTPEMGEIVEFFNERRWLSWDLLCGKVDSSHALWDYLLEAGASAEELLWFRANPCPPDVIGVNYYITSERWLDHRVERYPASHVHTYRGIRHADMETARVLANPTPGIGPLLMEVWERYRLPIAITEAHIDANREDQLRWLLEVWKAAQAARDAGADMRAVTVWALLGSYDWNCLVTACKGYYEPGPFDVRGPAPRPTAVATMMRALASGAPLRHPVLQGAGWWHRPGRFLCPPVATSSIPASLAERQQAKDDAQRHVQPILIAGASGALGAVFAQLCAARNIPFRITSRAEMDVTDPAAVERAVRQYRPWAIVNAAGSPPRVGDDAAADDALARCYRENCLGATVLALAALKHDIQYLMFSSAEVFDGQLERAYLESDPVSPRSAFGRHKAQAEQRVLLAHPGALIVRSSGFFSPWDEGHLLARSLRELGEGRIVGLDGERPLSLTYLPDLVNACLDLSIDGERGIWHLTNKGSLDAGSMVRMTAGLLDVDTAGLRDETPPGSPAPALLGTQRGALLPTLEDALQRYARTVAVQRQALPAGVERRSRLRV from the coding sequence ATGACAGAGCAGAACAACATGGCCAACCCGTTGCAACTGTGGGGCGGCCTCGAATGCACGATCAACCGGGTGACCGACACGTACTTCAGCCAGATGGAGCGCAACGGCCACCATGAGCGGCTGGAAGACATCGACCGCTTCGCCTCGCTGGGCATCAGCGCGATCCGCTATCCGGTGCTGTGGGAATGCACGGCGCCCGAGTCCATCGAGGACGCCGACTGGACATGGGCCGACGCGCGCCTGCCGCGCCTGCGCGAACTGGGCGTGGAACCGATCGCTGGCCTGATCCACCATGGCAGCGGGCCGCAGCATACGAGCCTGGTCGATGCGGACTTCGCCGAGAAGCTGGCCGCCTATGCCGGCGCCGTCGCGGCGCGCTACCCCTGGCTGACCTACTACACCCCCGTCAACGAGCCGCTCACCACCGCGCGCTTCTCCGGCCTGGCAGGGGTCTGGTACCCGCACGGCAGCGACGAGAGCACGTTCGTGCGCGCCCTGCTGAACCAGTGCCGCGCCGTGGTGCTGTCGATGCAGGCCATCCGCGCCGTCAATCCGGATGCGAAGCTGGTGCAGACCGACGACCTGTCGCGCACCTACGGCACGCCGGAGATGGGCGAGATCGTCGAGTTCTTCAACGAGCGGCGCTGGCTGTCGTGGGACCTGTTGTGCGGCAAGGTCGATTCGTCGCATGCGCTGTGGGACTACCTGCTCGAAGCCGGCGCGAGCGCCGAGGAGCTGCTGTGGTTCCGCGCCAACCCCTGCCCGCCCGACGTCATCGGCGTCAACTACTACATCACCAGCGAGCGCTGGCTGGACCACCGGGTGGAACGCTACCCGGCCAGCCATGTGCACACCTACCGCGGCATCCGCCATGCCGACATGGAAACGGCGCGCGTGCTGGCCAACCCCACTCCCGGCATCGGTCCGTTGCTGATGGAGGTGTGGGAGCGCTACCGCTTGCCGATCGCGATCACCGAGGCCCATATCGACGCCAACCGCGAGGACCAGCTGCGCTGGTTGCTGGAGGTATGGAAGGCCGCGCAGGCGGCGCGCGATGCCGGCGCCGACATGCGCGCCGTCACCGTCTGGGCGCTGCTCGGCTCCTACGACTGGAACTGCCTCGTCACCGCCTGCAAGGGCTATTACGAGCCGGGTCCGTTCGACGTGCGCGGCCCCGCGCCGCGCCCGACCGCCGTGGCGACGATGATGCGCGCGCTCGCCAGCGGCGCGCCGCTGCGCCATCCCGTGCTGCAAGGCGCCGGCTGGTGGCACCGGCCGGGCCGTTTCCTGTGCCCGCCCGTGGCGACCAGCAGCATCCCGGCCTCGCTGGCCGAGCGCCAGCAAGCCAAGGACGACGCGCAGCGCCACGTGCAGCCGATCCTGATCGCCGGCGCCAGCGGCGCGCTGGGCGCCGTGTTCGCGCAGCTGTGCGCGGCCCGCAACATCCCGTTCCGCATCACCAGCCGGGCCGAGATGGACGTGACCGATCCGGCGGCCGTCGAGCGGGCGGTCCGCCAGTACCGGCCCTGGGCGATCGTCAACGCGGCCGGTTCGCCGCCGCGGGTCGGCGACGACGCTGCCGCCGACGACGCCCTGGCGCGCTGCTACCGCGAGAACTGCCTGGGCGCGACGGTGCTGGCGCTGGCCGCGCTGAAGCACGACATCCAGTACCTGATGTTCTCCAGCGCCGAGGTGTTCGACGGCCAGCTGGAACGCGCCTACCTGGAAAGCGATCCGGTGTCGCCCCGCAGCGCCTTCGGCCGGCACAAGGCCCAGGCCGAGCAGCGCGTGCTGCTGGCCCACCCGGGCGCGCTGATCGTGCGCAGCAGCGGCTTCTTCAGCCCATGGGACGAAGGCCACCTGCTGGCGCGCAGCCTGCGCGAGCTGGGCGAAGGCCGCATCGTGGGGCTCGATGGCGAACGGCCGCTGTCGCTGACCTACCTGCCGGACCTCGTCAACGCCTGCCTGGACCTGTCGATCGACGGCGAGCGCGGCATCTGGCACCTGACCAACAAGGGCAGCCTGGACGCCGGCTCGATGGTGCGCATGACGGCCGGACTGCTGGACGTGGACACGGCCGGCCTGCGCGACGAGACGCCACCCGGCAGCCCGGCACCGGCGCTGCTGGGCACGCAGCGCGGCGCCCTGCTGCCGACGCTGGAGGATGCGCTGCAGCGCTATGCACGCACGGTGGCGGTACAGCGCCAGGCCCTGCCGGCCGGGGTCGAGCGGCGCAGCCGGCTGCGCGTCTAG